The Fusarium falciforme chromosome 4, complete sequence genomic interval GCTGTGACCGGGCGCCGGGTGTCTGGCCGGCTGCCTCGGCGGCGCGCTGCTGTTTGAAGGCAGACGTCCTCCATCGTCGTTTGTGTTGCGGGAACCCGGTAGATGAGATGGGTTGATCGGAGAACTCGACAGGCTTCTTATCGCTAGAGTCGCGCTCGACAATATCACCGATTAAGAGTGTAGGATCCATGGTGTTGTGCAGTCTTTGTCAGGTCGCAAAAGCCAAGCTTAACAATCCTGATTTGATCTTGACGTCTTTTTTCGGTGGAGGCACCGCGGAGAATCTAGAGTGGGGCACGGACTGACGCGACCCCACATTTTCAAAATGTTTGGGCGGATTATCCGCGCTGAGTGCCACGTGAAATTGTGTGAGATTGGAGAATTCCAAAGGAACAACGAAATGTGCAGGCAGGAATAGCACATGAGAGGTGGCTCTGGGGGAGCACGAGGAGCCTGATTTGAGCGCAAAATGCACTCGGAGCTTCCTATTTGAGCGGGGTTGGGTGTTTCTCGCATCATTACTCGCCAAATGTCATGCGATATGAGACGGTAAAACGGAGCTGGAATTATCGTGGTCAAGGTTTGGCTCTGAAACGCGAGTCCCAATTTAGCAAGCCGCCATAATTACGGAAGGATGAATGAAAAATGGCAGCACACAACACAGAGAACAGCCAGAAGATAGATGGCAGATGTTAATTTGAAACGAGTATATAACGTGTAACGGAGTTCGTTAATATCGTCTTTTCTTTGGATGCCAAAAACGCTTTAAACGGGGATTAAAATAGCAAGCCCCGGACGGAAGCATGTTGCACCGCCACAGATTGATGCTGGGGTGGGTGCATTAGCGCCGATCGATCCTCCTTCTTTTCAAAATTCCAGAACCCGTGCGCGGCTGGCAATTTCAATACTGTGCACTTTGGGTTGAAAATGTTCCGCCGCCACATTGGGTTGAAAATGTTGAAAACTCTGAATGGAGTGTATAAATATGCCCTAGTAGATCATACTAGACAGTCAGGTAGATCAATATACTTTTTCACTGTTCTCGAGTTACGAAATTTGAGTAATTGGTGTGGCCCATGGGGGAACCTTAATCACCCAGGCAGGTGGAACGTAATTTCCTGATTCAAAGACATTACTCGAGCTATTAGTATCGGCACCGTCCAAGGCCATCAGACGTCCTTGGCTTTTTCATTACGCCCAGAGCTTTGCTTTTTATCCGACAGCCCCCCTTGGTCGCGCAACAGATAAGATCTCTCTGGTCAGGGAAGCACGGGGCACCTGATACGTATGCGAAAAGTGCCGATTGGGTGCTGTGACCCCTGCATGGGTGGTCAATCAGCGAGCGACAGCAGGGACAGGTGATTCTCGCACAACAGATGCGGAGAGGAATTAGCAGCGTGAATTTTCAAACGCAAGATTCAAAAGAGAACTGTACTTTTGAGCTCACTGTTTGCCAGCTCGCCTTGCATTAGCGGTTTGGACAGGAAAACTGGACCTCACAGCCACATATGACCTTCCCGAAAAAAACAAACATGTGGCTGAGTGGCTGCAGCCGCGTTAAATCCCTGTCGACGTAGCGCGCCTAAGCTTGGTTCAACGTTTGGTTCCCGGACGAGACGGTCCACCCACACACAACCTCTTCCATCCCAAGCCCACAAGCGAAAAGGCGCTGCAGGGGGCCGGCGCGCGCCTCCCAGGGATGATGGACACGGCGGGTGGGTTCATTGAAGGCTGACCCCGGAGGGAACACGAAAAAAGAAGGGTCACAGGCGCAAGGTACAAGTACCCACTCATGCTGCCACAGTTTGGAGGTGGAAGCACGTCCCGGGATACAAAGAGGTACTTGCGAGGTGATTTATTCCTGGTGTTTCCCCACGCTAGACCGCTGACCTGCGTTCACCCACAGCTCGCAGAAGGCTGCTGGTCCCCCTGGGCCCCCTGGTCTCCCCCTCCGATGTTGCACATGGACGCTTGGGAATCTGAGGTGGGAGGGCTTGGCTCTGCACCGGCTCGTACCTCTTGTACCTCTATCCGTGCGTCAAAGCCGTCTTGTCTCGTCGAGTGTTTTCTCTATCAGGTCCCGTCCCGTTCAAAAGCATTGCCTTGCGTCTTGTCTTTCGGtttcctctggctctgggCTCTCGTCTCGCCTTTTCCCGCCTAGCCCGGCTGCCCGTCGTGTCCTGTTGCTCTCTTGATTGACTCTTGACCCCATCCACGAGCCCCGTCCAATTACTTGGCTGACGCCCCCCCTACGACCTTCCCCCCCGTTTCGAGGCTTCTGGTGACGAATTCCCTCGCATCCGAAGCCGTATCAAAGTGATTTCCTGCCTGGTCTCGCCCCCCCTTGTGGTGGTTTGGCCCGAATGACTGCGGCAAGCCCGTGACGTCCGGCCTATGGTGTTGTCCACGCCCAGCCTAGACTGACTGACTGTTAGTCTCATGAGGGCACCCTCGGTTGGTCTAATCGGCGTTTAATAATGGAATTTCCCTTGTTGCCAGATGATGCTGGTCCGCCCCCTCGTTTCCCCTCGTGCGTCGTGTCGTGCCGGAGTCGTAGCATTCAAAGTTAGCAGCTCTCTTGTAGAAGCTGCTGGCCTGCCCCGTTTTTCTCCTTCCCGCcagaaaaataagaaatgTTGTTGTCGCCCCGAAAAAAAAGGTAGCCATCCCCATCTCATTTCTCCTCcctttttccttctccttcttcctctctcaaCCCGCAATCCTCCACCACCCGCCATTTTCCCCCAACGACGACACATGGGATTTGCTCAAATTCATCAATTCGACATCCTTTTCCTATCGTAATTATCACCGAATCACCAGCATCTGTTGCGCCCGGTGCTGCAGCATCACTCGCCCGCCTCGAATCGATTCCTCCCCCGCGTCCGAGCCCCCTTTTCGCCCGCGCAACCCGCATCGCCCGTTTTGGTTGTGGCCCAACTCAAACGTCGTGAGGCTATTCAGAGATCCGGACAGCTCCACCGCCCGCACCCGCCTGCCGCTTCTGGCCACTCACAGCCCGTTTCGCTCCGTTACGCTCCGTCacgcttttttttttcccgcCTGCAACCAGTTTCTGGCGAGACCCGCGCACCCAAGCTTGGAAGCAATTCTATTCGCTGTACCTGTACCTGTACCAGATCTTTTGGTGCAGCTCCGCGCGACCTAGCGTGTACCGTACCACGTACGCCCACCGCTATTCGCCGCCTTTTCATTCAACCTTTGGTGGTTTGAATCACAGCCTTGCCCGTTTGCGCGCGACGCCTTGTTCGATTTCCTCTTTGCAGCGCATGCGTGATTCTTATTTCCTCCACGGGTAATAAGCgattttttcttctctttttgctCCCCACGATTACAGGAGCCCTTTTCAACATTCGCACGCGGTGCATTCATCTTTCGGACGATTTCAAGACCCTGGACTATTAAACGTCGTTCGTTTCCCATCCTTGCCTCGGCATGGCCGCGACAGCTGCCGACACGTCCATGTCGCGATACGACTCGTCAGCCGGCGAGCTGTCATCGCCGCCCTCAGGCTCCCTCTCAGAGCCTGGCTCCCCATCGCGACAAGCTTCGGACAGTCGCGTACCCCAAGAATATGACGAGATCGTTGTTGTTTCAAGCGACGGACAATATCAACACATCGGCCGGAGCCATGGACAAGGCCGGCCCCCGCTTCCCCTGCCACCTCAATCGGGTACCGGGCCTCCCAGGAGATACGCTCTAGTCGACAATCAGTGGGTGCAATTGACGGCTGCAGGTGTCCCCAGAAAGAAGCCCGGCCGCAAGCCGGGAACCATTGTGAAACCTAGAAACTCGGATGGCAACGAAATCGCCAAGGCTGCTCGTAAGCCTCGCAAGCCGCGCGATCCCAATGCACCTCCAATGCAGCGCAAACGCAAGATTGCGCCTGCCGATGCCGACAACGAGATTGCTGCCGATTCAAAGTccctggctgctgctgcatcttCTGCTTCCCGTCAGCCACGTGTTTCGGATGTCTCAAACGTGTCAGCCTCATCACCCGCTCAACATCACCAGCAACCGGCTTCCGCCCACCAGACCGACCAGCGCTATTCGCCCAAGATTCCCAAACGAGAGCACTTTGGTTCTATGCAAAGCATTTTGAACTCGGATCCTCCGGCCGAGCGACCGTCGTCCCAACCACAGCCCCAATCAAACAATTCCACCTCGATGCCTGTTCGCACCAGCGGCCAGAGTTACGATCCTATCCGTGGAAATTACGATCCCGTTCGCGAGACAATGGTTTCTCACAACCCTTACGGCTCTGCTTCTggttctcctcgagctccttctcaAATGCCAAATCGCTCCCCAACCATTGCGAGCTTACTCGGCGGCGGTGATTCTCGTAGCTCATTCCAACCGGCTTCGAATCAGCCCCGTTTCCAAGCACAAGAGCCCTCACAACCATCATCCCCCTCAAAGGAACCCCAGGCAATTTCTACACCTACGCCATCATCACGATCACTTGCccaggaggccaagaaggacccgcctccaccaccaccacctgtCCAGCGCCCAGTTATTAAAGAGTCTAATTTTACAACCATCTCTAACGGCCCTATCAAGCGGTCATCTCCGAAGCAGAAACCTCATACCGGAGTTTCAACTCCCAAGACCGATAACCTCGACGACATGCAGGAAAGCGAGGGTCGATCTATTCTTGACTTTGGGCGAGCGAAGCCTGGTGAAGAACTCCAGGCCCCAACTATTGTCCTCAGCGTCCCGATCCAGGCTGGAGAGACAAATCGCTATGTCAACTTTATGCGCATGGCTGAGGAACGATACGGATGGGACGCGCTCCACCCTCGCCTGGCAGCCAACCGGGACCGCAAGGCTCGAATTGCCGCTGCAGCCGCCTCCCTGGAAAAGGCGGAATCTGGCCGCGAATCGGGTGATGAAATGTCCGTTGATCTCTCCGACGCCGAGGCTAGCAACCCCGACAACGGTGGCACCAGCGGCCCCGACGCCCAGGCCAAGCCTAAGAAGAAGCGTAACTTCAAGGAGGATCAGTATGACGTTGACGACGACTTTGTGGATGACTCGGAGCTTCTGTGGGAGGCCCAGGCGGCGGCCAGCCGTGACGGATTCTTTGTCTACTCTGGACCCCTGGTGCCTGAGGTTGAGAAGCCCGCAGCTGGGTATGTATTTCCAAAAGCAGCCAATGTTGACCAGTTACTAACAAATCACAGTCACGAAGGTCCTCCTAAGCGTGGACGTGGTGGACGAGGCAGCCGAGGTGGCGGTAGAGGAGCGTCAACTAGAGGCGGAGCTGGCAGTGGCCGCGGAGGAGGCCCTGGATCTCGCGGAGGCTCAGTGACACGAAAGCCTCGCATCACCAAGCAGGAAAAGGCGCAGCGCGAACGCGAAAAGGCCGAGCGTGAGAGCATGGCGCAGCTGGCTAAGACCCCGACTCACGGCTACTCACTCAACCCGACCACTCCCTCATTTGCCGTCAGCGAATTGGGCGCTTAGAGGGCATTGAATATGGCACCAAACGAATTACGCAACGACGAAGCCGCATAGCTTCTCACTTTCAAGGCGCGACCTTAATGAAAGGGCCCTGGCCTTGGCTCGCTGCCCTGTACAGGCATCCTCGATACCTCACTTCAGACTTGATTCcgccttctcttcttttcttttctttgtttTCATATTCCTGCTTTGCGAAGCATGGCTGGCCCGGCATGGCcccctctttttcttttctttcgaGTTTTTGAATTGTTGGAGAATCGGCGCGTGTGGGATTTCACATGTATGAAGGGAGAAACCTACCAGGTCTCGGAATCACGGCGTTCACTGGGTTGTGGATGGATCGATGCAACATGGCAAGAAAGGCACGAAGTGAAGAAAGGATGGGGGGATCTTAGAAGGAATGGGGTTCGGGCTCCTTTTGGAAGGACGAACGGCGATGAGGCGTCACTGTGAGCCACACAGTCTCCCAAGCGAGGAGGCTTATTCCCAGGGGCTAGACAGATGTGTTTAGAGTAGGCGTTGAGTTGAATGAATGTGAAGATGACAAGACGACAGACGGTTGATAATGAAGCACGTTGCGTGACATGTTGTGACGCACTCTATGTGAACATGTTAGCGAGGTTGAAGATACTCCTCTTGTGCGCTTTGATAACTATATTGATAGAGTTTATGCAACCAATTCTTGTCATGGCTTGAATAAATCAACCAACCTGGTCTAGTTGGTACTAATTGAACTCCTCTTCAAGTATCTTGGCTAGATTACCGCTGATACATAGCCTCAGAGCACACACAAAAGAGACAGCAAGGGCCTTCTCTGCAAGCACATGCATCCGCCAAGTCGCTTTTTCTCTTTGTCCTATGCTCATCCCCTTACGTTTCATCACCAAAGTAAACCAATCACTCCTCCTGTTATTCTCTGCAACCCCTTTCTGCTATTTCAACCATCTCAAGGTCTCCAAACCATATGCTCAACTCTCAAGAAAGAAGCTCTTCTATGCCAGAGTAAACTCGGACACCTCACCCATCTCGTTGGCCTGCTGATCGCCGACCTTGTAAGAGGCCCGCCATCGGAGCTTGGCCGAGGTAACCTTTTGGGCGTGGTTGCCCGCGTGCCAGACCTGGACTTCTTGGGTGATGCCCCGGGCCTGCTTGGGGGCGAGGTCACGCCCAGTCTGAGGCTTAAGTTGAAGCTCGTAGCCCTAGTATCGGGTTAGCTTGGTATTCTGGAGGGACGATAGGAGTACACATACCTTGGTCACAGCAAGCTGAAAGTGGAGCTCGCTGATGGGTTGGGCTATGTTGTTGGAAAAGGCAAATACGATATTGATGGCGTTAGCGGTGGCAGGTGACCGGGTGGCACGAAGCTCGATACGGAGGTTCGTGTTGCTGACGGTTGCCTGGtgctccttgggcttggcagGCTCAGGAGGCAGCGCCGAAGAGAAGCTCcattcgtcatcgtcattggAAGCGGCTGGAGCCTGCGGCGGCGCGGGAGAAGCCCGCTGCGAGCTAGAgaggccgccgccgagggcaGCAAAAGGATCAGAGGCGGGCTGGGGCGGAGGCGCGTGGGCAGACTGCTGAAATAGAGAGGGCTGTGGTGTAGCTGACTGGGACACGGGCTGTGAGAAGGAGGCGAATTGCGAGAAAGGGGGAGGAGTTGGTGTTGACACAGGACCCTTTGCCGAGTTGTCCTGGGTAAGGGAAGAGAGCAGAGCAGGGCCGGGGATGTCTGAGATGGTGGTTAGCAGTCCGATGTAGTGGGTTATCGTTGCTTTGAAGCCAAGACTTACTCTGATTTGCACCGAATCCGA includes:
- a CDS encoding HUN domain-containing protein, producing the protein MAATAADTSMSRYDSSAGELSSPPSGSLSEPGSPSRQASDSRVPQEYDEIVVVSSDGQYQHIGRSHGQGRPPLPLPPQSGTGPPRRYALVDNQWVQLTAAGVPRKKPGRKPGTIVKPRNSDGNEIAKAARKPRKPRDPNAPPMQRKRKIAPADADNEIAADSKSLAAAASSASRQPRVSDVSNVSASSPAQHHQQPASAHQTDQRYSPKIPKREHFGSMQSILNSDPPAERPSSQPQPQSNNSTSMPVRTSGQSYDPIRGNYDPVRETMVSHNPYGSASGSPRAPSQMPNRSPTIASLLGGGDSRSSFQPASNQPRFQAQEPSQPSSPSKEPQAISTPTPSSRSLAQEAKKDPPPPPPPVQRPVIKESNFTTISNGPIKRSSPKQKPHTGVSTPKTDNLDDMQESEGRSILDFGRAKPGEELQAPTIVLSVPIQAGETNRYVNFMRMAEERYGWDALHPRLAANRDRKARIAAAAASLEKAESGRESGDEMSVDLSDAEASNPDNGGTSGPDAQAKPKKKRNFKEDQYDVDDDFVDDSELLWEAQAAASRDGFFVYSGPLVPEVEKPAAGHEGPPKRGRGGRGSRGGGRGASTRGGAGSGRGGGPGSRGGSVTRKPRITKQEKAQREREKAERESMAQLAKTPTHGYSLNPTTPSFAVSELGA